From the Candidatus Babeliales bacterium genome, the window TGGATTGCAAGCTCGTCTTATGTCTCAGGCATTACGAAAATTAACGCCAGTAGTTCACAAATCTAAAACAGTTTTGATCTTTATCAATCAAATACGTCAAACTATTGGTGGTTTACCATTTTCAAAAAAAGAGACTACAACTGGTGGAAATGCGCTTAAATTCTATGCATCGGTGCGATTAGATGTACGCCGAATAGCAAGTTTAAAGAAAAATGAAGTGCATTTTGGTAATCGTGTTGCAGTAAAAGTTGTTAAAAATAAGGTTGCCCCTCCATTTAAAAAAGTTGAACTTGATTTGCTCTTTAATGAAGGGATCAGCATGGAGCTTGATCTGCTCGATGCGGCATTACATTTTTCTGTTGTAATTAAAGCAGGTGCGTGGTTCTCATTCAAAGGTGAGCATATCGCCCAAGGTCGTGATCAAGCGCTTCGGTTCTTTAAAGATAATAAATCGGTCACGGAAGAGGTGATGGGTTTAGTACGAGAAAAACTATTGGCCAACGAAATAATTACTACGGTTCAAGAAGAGACAGAAACAGAAGATTAATGTATTATGCAAATTTTATTGC encodes:
- the recA gene encoding recombinase RecA, which codes for MAQKKSTQIAFATTESTDTQQAFKRKALEVTFSQIDKQYGNGAVMMLGQTLQGGIEAISTGSILIDQAIGVGGLPLGRIIEIFGPESSGKSTLALHVIAQSQKKGGICAYIDAEHAMDPSYATKLGVKIDDLIISQPDYGEQALDIAEMLIRSGAVDVIVIDSVAALVPKAELEGDMGDTHVGLQARLMSQALRKLTPVVHKSKTVLIFINQIRQTIGGLPFSKKETTTGGNALKFYASVRLDVRRIASLKKNEVHFGNRVAVKVVKNKVAPPFKKVELDLLFNEGISMELDLLDAALHFSVVIKAGAWFSFKGEHIAQGRDQALRFFKDNKSVTEEVMGLVREKLLANEIITTVQEETETED